The genomic region attaataagaataaaaatactatttcgcTTATATGATTGGATCTTTTTGTTTGTGGCGttatagattaggtcatttgaattatagaaaattgaatggcatgtataagttaaatttaattcctatttttaataataatattgaaaaatgcaatacatgtatgttgactaaaattacaagaaaccatttccctaaggttaaaaggaaaacaaaattgcttgatttgatacatagtgatttatgtgacatgcataatactcctacattaggtggaaagaaatattttgttacttttattgatgattgttctagatattgttatttatatttattgcattcaaaagatgaaatgcttgataaatttaaagtttataaatctgaagttgaacttcagtgtgaatcatttatcaagtgcttaagatcgaatagaggtggagaatactataatccaagttattttgaacccactggaattgtccatcaagttttatccccttacacaccacaacaaaacGGTGTAggtgaaaggaaaaatagagtcttgactgaaatggtaaattcaatgttatcatattcaggtcttggacaaggtttttggggagaagctgttctaacagcttgtcctatattgaatagagtttctaataaggaaactaaaataaccccctatgaataatggaagaaaaggaaaccaaaccttaatcatttgaaggtttggggttgtagagctattgttaaagttccaacacctaaacgtaaaaagttaggtgaaagaggaattgaatgcatatttataagatatgcacataatagcaaggcataGAGGTTtatggtaattgaaccaaatgattcaatttcaattaatattgttattgaatcaagagatgttattttttatgaaaataaatttaattctatatcaagacaattacagccacaacaattgattcattcttcaaatgagaatgagattccattggaacaaattgataataatgatgaatcttgtcaagaattaagaagaagtaagaggattaaaaaggtcaaagattttggaccagatttcattatatttcttgtagaaggaaaaggtgaaagtatatgcaataagataccttattgttataatacaGAATCTGATCCTATTATATTTGAAGAGGCAATGAAACCTCAAGACTTTGctttttggaaagaagcaataaatgatgagatggattcaataatgggaaatcaaacttagatcttagttgatcttccaccagattccaaaccaataggttgtaaatatatcttcaaaaagaaaataaaggtcgatggaaccattgataaatttaaagcaaggttggtagccaagggttttacacaaaaataaggtattgattactttgatacctatgctccagtagcaagaattgctacaattagactcttaatatcacttacctatatatataatttggttgttcaccaaatggatgttaaaactgcatttttaaatggtgaattggaagaggaagtgtacatggaacaaccggaaggatttgttgttccaaGACAAaagcataaggtatgtaagcttgttaaatctttatatgaACTTAAATAAGCACCaaaacaatggcaccaaaattttgataaggttgttttagctaatggctataaaataaatgaatccgataagtgcatatatagaaaatttaaaaatggaaaaggtgtcataatttgcttatatgtagatgacatgctcatttttggcactgatttggaacaaatagaaaacacaaagaaattattgtcaaacaactttgctatAAAGGATATAGGTATAGCATatgttattcttgggattaaaataacccaAGATGAAAGCACTAcagctttatcacaatcacattactttgaaaatatgcttaaaagtttgatcttttcaactaTATACCAGCAACTACACACAtggatcctcaaataaaattagtatctaatactggtaggaaaattgattaattgaaatatgaaagtctaattggttgtcttatgtacatAATGAATAGTACAATACCAGATATTGCATACGTTGTTGGGAAATTGAATAGatacacaagtaatccaagtaatttgcattggcaagcttttaatagagtacttaggtatttgaagaaaactattaactatggattatgttataatggatatcttccagttttagaagggtattcagatgctagttggattacaagtttggaagatcatgcatctactagtggatggatcttcattcttggtggaggAGTCATTTATTGGGGTTctaagaaacaaacatgtattactaATTCCACTATGGCAGtaaaatttattgcattagctGCTGCATTTAAAGAAGCGGAATGGTTAAGAAAGTTGCTTTATAatgtacctttatggcctaagccaatttcacctatttctatatgttttgatagtgaggctactctagcaaaggcatatagtcaagtatataatggaaagtctagacaaattggattaagacatagttatgtccgacaattaatctctgatggagtgatcactattaattatgtgaggtcaagtAAAAATTTGGTTGATCCTTTGACAAAAAGCCTTGCTAGAGATGCAGTAAAAAGGACATCAAAAGGGATGGGACTCAAGcccattaattagagtcacccatgatggaaactcgactcaacgcttggtctaacgtcaagtcttgagttcaatgagacaaagtacatcattagtatgtgactgctagcactataaataaattcatcctaagattaaagtgtTAGGTACTTgtaatgataagggaaggatgagtaatgtactcttaatggacccataacataaatatgttagagtgttataattatggGAACACTCTTAatgggatctacctatgtgagtggaagtgtgaccgcttctaggagctcaagggcttggctctgacagcactcatgaaaagaggaTATAGACACATTgccataatagtgtccctagatactatgcattgaccgatgttaaaattattgtgtgagatgtgttcggttaatcaactggaatagttggttcaaagcttagtctaccatgcaatttcgattaactttaacatgttctcactaagtgaaggttcaatcgtaagataccttcatttatgcaaattgatttccaagaatatcaaaatctaaaatattttgaaaattggggaggttgttggaacattttcaaatatttatagtgttccaataactataaatgaatgaatgtaattaatcaaaagttatattatttgattttttgaaaaataattataactatttaaataatattatttgaatagttataatattaaatgaataattatgtgtttattttaaagatattattattcaaaaagacacctattgaaagatgtttttatgaagagacatgaaagttcctataaataggaatgagatttcatttggaaatcacaccaacaaattctaatattctttccttccttccttcattttctaatattattagattattctataaagtattgctgtagaaatcctttgtagaaattgagtttttttgttatacattgctcacTACGTAGTgaactattctcgtcagtgcaaaacgcaaatagtcattggcttcatcgtatcctcgaggttaatttgcttggaactcatttgcacaccgaagatAGGTGGGGGCGAAAATAACTTTAAAGATAGTGgtttgatacacgccttggagccttgtcctatttcttatttttcagtTCGAGTTTCGTttgtgtgttcgagattttcctcaccggagatttgtactaacaatATTCCCTcatcatcaatttaataaataatcttCAATCACTCTTTGTTTCCATTGTTGTTtgaatatgattaaatattaccTCTTCAAATaatcattgttttaatgttgcattattattatataattttaacttattaatacTAACAATCTCCATTGAATTTACCATAACTTTTCTATGCTACTTGATTAAATACACCTAACTACTCGATGCTATTCAAGTAACAActctattttacataaataaaattggcacatttttcaaaataaaataaacacaaatttctaaaattactaTATTATAATGTCACATGCGTTGCATGTGATTTTATGcacttaatttttctaattagtttttatataatgtattttaattattgtaattaatttttaatttcttattcaaattttaaatatacctaaaacatgttaacttatttaataattcaaatataataaaatatattttaaaaatatcatattaaaatattgatattttgtagatcaatgaattttaataatattaaaaaattaaatcataattaaaattcatgtaattagaatttaaaataataattaataaacggtagtaaaatatattaattattttgataattcaaataTGGTAGTACCAAAAACTCCTTCTCAGTAAATCATTTgtacaaacaataaaattgatatgtcataaaataaattcttacaatatttaattttaatttattttctttataatgaataaattcactagaataatttgtaaataatatataattaatatgtaacaaaaaataatatcaagtaaaaaataaaaataaaaatgttagaaaaactTTGTTACAAATGATTGTAATTGTAAGAACATTTTTAACTAAACTTTTACAGGTagtgaataaattatattaggatcatcttaaaaaagtataatttttaagCACCCATAAAATAGTGTCACgtctaggggtgagcaaaacttgatttaactcgaaaaaatcgaaaaaaaattaaatttcgagttaaacgaatcgagctattcgaattaatcgaattatttGAGTCAACTCAAAacttttttcgaatttcgagttcagATCGAGTTTagtttttgaattcaaataaacCGAAtaccaaactataatattttacatctTTACCCCAAACTCTCAAACCTCTTtactttcccccaaaacttttactctttCCCACATTCCCCCgaaaacttttactcctctcTCATCCCACCTCCCTTCTACCCCGAACCCATTCCCCCCGCAAATTTTACTCCCCCATTTACTTTCCCccaaaaattttactctcaatccccaaaactttttccccctaaacttttatttttcacattttacccccaaatcaaaaattaaaatcatccaaaaaaatccctaaacctaaatagtaacaattttatttaaattatattcaaaaattatttatatctactatttatattattaaattaaatttcaaatttcttactatttatattattaaattgtttaatcatattgaatctataaattttattaaaatttatttattgatgatgctataaaatattcgtgttaaaattttatgttggtatcaatttcacattttatctttaagataacttttgttaaaaaacacatttttacatttaatattttttaatttcaaaatacatagggACAAGAATcagaagataattgaagcaactaagcaagTCAAGAAGaggatgaaagttaataacaaatttgattacggtgAGTGATAGTGATTATAAAGAcccaaaatcttttttttttttaatttaacttgaacaaatatatttgattcaattcgaatttcatctcactcaactcgattcgagaaaatttcaaatcgagttagaatgataaaataggattcgtcaactcaattaactcgatttttttcattcgattcgatcgaacgctcacccctagTCACGtcgttaaattttaaaaataatgaaatattattatacactcatctatatctaatatcctctccaacttaatttaattttaattaaattacttaaaataattaattttttaaattataaacaaacattttttcttgttttacaaattttaatcatttttttcataagttaattttttttgtgcaaccaatttttaaaaaatagtaatttttgtgcaatttttccatgtcattaacatataattttagtaattattttaccCTGTACCTCGAACCCCGAACCCCAAACTCCGAACCTTGAGCTTGAACCTCAAACCCCAAACCtcaaggtttagggtttgggttcgagatttaagatttaaggttcAAAGTTTAGGGTTCATGATTCAAATTTAGGGTTCAAGGGTTTGGGTTTGGGGTTCATGTTTAGGGTTTGAAGTTTTAAGTTTTACGTTCAAGACACAAAAAAATTACCAGTattatgtgtcaatgacatggaaaaaattgttgaaatgttattaaataattgaaaggGGACCATGAATAATGTGGTGGGAAgagttcataaaataatttctctataaatgagtgtataataataatttcatgtctttaaattttgatggtatgacaaaattttattagtacctaaaaccttagtttttatgATCAATGTAAGTTATTCCTTTTagctaatatttataaattaaattataattattttaaatatataattatctcaattttattaaattataattattttaaaggtataatcatcacaaattcaattttacattaatttttaaattaataataattatatattaaatattataattattttcaaatgttttatagATGATACATGAGAaataattatcacaattttatctatatttcatacttagaattctattcaaataataaatctatttttaaattagtacatatttttaactaacaattcaattaaattataattaatttagtgatatGATAGAAAACAAAGTTTTTTAAactcatacttttatatattatattatatttttccttacttattttaaatgttttaattaaataattattttaacaaaatatatgtttaaaatttattttatcgaaaattttaaatattatatttttctttcaaaattttatgcctaagcattaaaaaatatataaaaaaagtttttactAGTTAATAATAGCAACACCGGAGCGGGAGACGCCACTCTCGGCAGGACCCGTTATAACAAAAAAGAAGCCCTATCCTCAACTCGTATCGTAAGGAGGAAGAGAAAATATACCACCGGTGTCGCTGGCGACGAAACCACCGCCATCTTCACTTTCACATATTTGATCTTCCACCACCGACGCCTGCGCCACCACTACCAGTGAGAATTCCATCTCTCCTTTCCCTTTATTTCTTCGCTTCAGATCTTTGTCGTATGTTTCCTGATTATCctatattttagcttttttaatttattttgtttgctcttaaattttgatttagcttaaacttctttttctttataaaaaaaaggaaagcatTAAGGTGAGATCTATCTGTGTTTATTTTGTTctgatattaataattttttatagtattttctGTTAATGGCACCTTGCAGTATCAATTAAGcgtttcccttttttttttaacatttattgcTAATTTTAAACCTAGCtaagcttttaattttgtttagagCTTTCTAGAAGGATTTTGATGAAGTGAAGAAACTATGGCTAGCAATTCAGGAAGAGGATACCCTACAAACGGTTCCATCTATGTTTGTAATTTACCTGAGGGAACCGATGAAAGTATGTTAGCTGAATATTTTGGAACCATTGGCTTGCTAAAGGTATTCATAAAGTTTTGATGGAAAAACAAAATGTATGCAGCTGTTTGTGCTATCTGTCACCTTATTGTTGTGTTTTTGCTGATTTTATAGAAAGATAAGCGAACTGGTCGACCTAAGATATGGTTATACCGAGATAAGGTGACAAATGAGCCGAAAGGTGATGCTACTGTTACTTATGAGGATCCACATGCTGCATTGGCTGCTGTTGAATGGTTTAATGACAAGGATTTCCATGGGAGCACAATTGGTGTTTTTATGGCAGAGAGTAAGAGTAGTAATGCTGTTGTAGATGTTCCAACTGCAGCTGCTGATGATGGTGGATTTGAGGATGATGCAGCTAAGGACATGGATGGGGGTGGTGGAAGGGGTAGAGGTCGGGTTGATGCTTCAGGAAAGACGTGGCAACAGGAGGGAGATTGGCTCTGTCCGAATACAAGGTCTGTGATGTGATATTGGTGAGCAGCTTCTTGCTCTTCTGTAACATTTCCTTCCAATTGTCTTTACCTCTGATTGTTATTTTCATACttcatataatttatgtttCTGGATGCAGTTGTTCCAATGTCAACTTTTCATTCCGTGGTGTGTGCAATCGATGTGGAACTGCTCGACCTGCAGGTGCATCTGGTGGTGGTGGAGGGGCTGGTGGTCGTGGGAGGGGTCGTGGTGCTCCTGATTCTGGAGGTCATGGCCGAGCAGTAGCTGCTACTGGTGGACTTTTTGGCCCAAATGATTGGCCTTGCCCAATGTATGACTTCTAATGCTCGAGTGAaatctttccttcttttctggTCCTTGTGTGATCTTAGGAAagtcaatattttcttttagtttttctgTTTATTTGGTGCAAAGGAGAGCACTACTGCTCGAACATAATATCTCTACTGTAACATGCCCCCTCTCTTGCCACTTGAACTAAGCCAAAGTGATGTCTTTAATATTTTGCTGGATTATACAAATTGGTGAGGAGCCACTAGGGGtggttttattggtgctttaaacattttacacttcaacTCTACAAATGTTAAGAGATGTGGGTGtggtttttatatttgaatgtaATGCCATCTTTTGCCCAACGTTATTCATGTCAGTTCTTTGAATTTCTCTGTAACAGGTGTGGTAACATCAACTGGGCTAAGCGTATGAAATGCAATATTTGCAACACTAATAAACCTGGTCACAATGAGGGTGGTGTGAGGTATTCATAAGTATTTGATATATTCTAATCTTAGttacaaattaaaatcttgtggatattttcattgaaaatttgatCTATCTTCTTTGTATTGTTGATTTACTTTTCCATGTTGGCATTGTGTAGCTTAATCATTTgcttcatttaattcatgttgtAAGAGTATCCTTCAGGGTGATGTGGACCTTTAATCTTATATGAATAAGTCGTCAACCTTACAAGTGTTCTTTTCCTCTGATTTACCTTTTGGTTTTGGATGGGCATTGGCATTAATTTGTTTTCCCTATTTCTCTTTTTGCCAATGGTTTCTCTTTTGTATCTTTTAATCTTTTTGAGTTATAGTGAGAAAGCTGAGAACCATGTTTCATTGACAGTAGTGATATTGTTTCCATTACTATTTCCAATCAAGCATGAGACACCACCTTTCGATCTTCACCTTTTCCAATTCATATAATGTTGCTAAAACATGGCTTTGCTTTCTTTCAAATGCATTAACTTTTGCTTACTGCTccttttctaaaagaaacttGTACCACACTCCCTTCACTTGAAGGAgatggaaaataaaagaaaattccaaTAAACCAGCTCATTCTTGTATTTTCTGTATTTCATCTCTTTcgttatttaactatttttttttcatgattaGGGTACACACAACGGCCTGGACCACAAACTattctttgttgttgttgttgttgttgttgttgttgttatttcACTGGAAAAACTTTTTGGAACAAAAATGGTTTATGCTTTGAGTTTTTTTTGCTGTGCATCAATTTTGCTCCTTGATATGTAGTCAGGCAGTTCCTTTTTGTGCTCTTGAACTCCTTTCAGTACTTTCTTACTATTTATTTGAGCCAAATGTCCTGGAAATCTGGtttccatcattttttgttaaatatgtttgtCAATTAGTTTTCTTTGCACTAGATATGCTGGTTTGACCCTATTTTATTGGCTTGATTGGGTTTTGTTAGTACAACTGGTATTCAACTTTCTTAAGTTTGTTCCATCATTTTCTCCTTAGCTACCCATTTCCGTTATTTGAACTTGTTGGAATTTGTTGTGCTACTGGCTATCTAGAGAGCAAAAAGATTCCTAAATTTAGTTAGTTAGACACTCACTTCATTGGAGGGAAACTGAAAAGAAATGTAGTTTCCTCTTATTACCTGAATTGCATACGTTCTTCTACACAGTGCATTATTCTTTTTAAACAGTTTTACCTGATTCTGTAGTGATGTTCTGGAGTAACTGCCATTACTGCATAGGCATTCTTGTTATGTGCCTTCACGGTATTCTTCTacttgttaattaattttattatcagaGCATTGGCTTCATTTCCTCTTCTatgttcttttctttaattgtaTTCACATCccattttttttactcatttAATATGCTTTTACTAGATGGAGTGAAATGCTAGTTTGCTTTTGTCATTTTACTACAGTATTACTGAGCTTTCACTCCTACCCTTCGATTTTTACTGCTATGTGCAAAGCATCTTACATTTGCTTCATTTCCTCTTCtatgttattttctttaattgtaTTCACATCCCATTTTTTTGACTCATTTAATATGCTTTTACTAGATGGAGTGAAATGCTAGTttgtttttgtcattttactAAAGTATTACTGAGCTTTCACTCCTACCCTTCGATTTTTACTGCTATGTGCAAAGCATCTTACGTTTGCTTTAAACCTGTGGTTAACAGAGGAGGACGTGCTGGTGGTTACAAAGAACTTGATGAAGAAGAGATAGAGGAAACAAGGCGACGTCGACGTGAAGCAGAAGTAAAAATATATCTGTTATCATTATTTGAAGCTTAGTTCATTGAATATCTTAATTTTATGGTAATTATGTGTTATCCTCAGGATGATGGTGAGATGTATGATGAGTTTGGCAATCTCAAGAAAAAGTTTCGAGCAAAAACACAACAAGCTGAATCTGCTCGAGTGCTAACAGGTTCAGGCCGGGCTGGCTGGGAGGTTGAGGAACTAGGTATTAGGTTCATTACGTTGATAATTACTTCATATGAGGATGCGTTGTTTTTAGATACTGATTGCCATACAGAAAATGAAAGATAAGGGTCCTAGTTTAGGTTGCTTGGTTCCAGATTAGTTTGACGGCTAATTTTGTTTTACAGTATATTTTACATATGAAGTAACCATATTTCATATCAGCTTTAGCCCAGATAGATACTCATTGAAAACTTTCATATCGGCATAAAATACTGAGCtcatataaacttttttttaacttaaataaaacgACACTTTTTTCATTTATACCCCGGAAAAAAACAGTATTCTTGTTGAGGGTTGGACCCCCGACACATTCAGTATTGTCCCTGGTGGAAGTTTTGTCTCAGACTCTGCCAAGAGCTCAATTGTGCAGGGTTTTGCCTTCTCAGGCATCCTACTAGATGCTTATGGTCTGTGAATCCGCCGCCTAGTCAGGCACTTAAGCCCTCGACAAAGGTGGGAGACAAAATTCCCACTGGGAACAATACCAGACTTGTTGATGTGCCACTTGGCCTGTGAACCTGCAGGGTCTCAGCAGAGCCAAGGCACAtcaacagttttttttttttttaattttataaaacattgtATCTGGCAGGTGTGATTGACAGGGATGGAAGAGAAAGAAGCAGAGACAGAGGAAGGGAACGGGATGATAGAGAAAGTAGCAAGAATAGAGAGCATGAAGATAGGGAAAGACGCCGTAGTCGAAGCAGAGAGAGGGATAGGGGAAAGGATCGGAGCCGTGATTATGATTATGAGCGAGATAGAGATTATGGACGGGATCGAGACCGAGGCAGATACTTTTACTGAGAAAGAAAGAATGGGTGACGTTAATGTGGTTAGAATATGGCAGTTGATTGAAACATTTTGAGTTGAATTGGCATCTTAGCAAAGACTAGTATCTAGAGTTGGATGTATTGTGGATTTAGTGTGATGGGGTGGCCACAGTTTTGGTACTATAGGAGagtttagattttgaaattaaaacagTTAATGATTTTATCTCCTTGCTATGGTATTTCAAAGCCTTCTTTTTAGCATTCTTGAAACTCGGGATGAATGTTCGAGCAAAAGTTGGTTGACATCATTCTTCAAAAATGTTCTACACAGTACTTTGGGCTATTGAATATTACATAATACCGACAAGAAAAAATTAGTAAGTAGGTACACATCAATTAACACCACCAATATGACCTTTTTTTCATACATAGGCTATCCATAGTCTTTATACAAATTCCTTGTTTGTAATAAAATTGATGCTacatcataattcataaatGAACACCAGATacaatatacatttatatatctAACCACCGATGTCTAGGGTATGTTACAtctcattttgtttttaaaatacataatgcGTAATATCTAACCTTTTTGTAAAGTTTAAAAACTCTACTAGCAGTGTACTAAATATCTAATCACGATATTTATTTGGTACATAAgcgatgaaatttttaactccACAAATGGGATTGAGATTTTGTCACgtcttatttgtttattattttttaatttttaaatacaacTTAATGATATATAACAAAATCTCACAAGATACGAATAATTATccttgcattttaattaaatgaaagttttattaTGATAGagtaaactttaatatataaaagtaattaaaacatttgaaattaaagGTATAGAACCAAAAAGTAAATGAAGTGATGACTTTATACAAATAATCTCACAACTTTGACATCTTAAAATATGCTCTATCATTGGAATGGGAATGATATCCTTTAACCTTGTAATCCTTTATTAGTAAATGAA from Gossypium raimondii isolate GPD5lz chromosome 1, ASM2569854v1, whole genome shotgun sequence harbors:
- the LOC105785573 gene encoding transcription initiation factor TFIID subunit 15, producing MASNSGRGYPTNGSIYVCNLPEGTDESMLAEYFGTIGLLKKDKRTGRPKIWLYRDKVTNEPKGDATVTYEDPHAALAAVEWFNDKDFHGSTIGVFMAESKSSNAVVDVPTAAADDGGFEDDAAKDMDGGGGRGRGRVDASGKTWQQEGDWLCPNTSCSNVNFSFRGVCNRCGTARPAGASGGGGGAGGRGRGRGAPDSGGHGRAVAATGGLFGPNDWPCPMCGNINWAKRMKCNICNTNKPGHNEGGVRGGRAGGYKELDEEEIEETRRRRREAEDDGEMYDEFGNLKKKFRAKTQQAESARVLTGSGRAGWEVEELGVIDRDGRERSRDRGRERDDRESSKNREHEDRERRRSRSRERDRGKDRSRDYDYERDRDYGRDRDRGRYFY